CCCTGTGCCGGACCTGCTACGACATGAACCAGCTGCGCCTGCCCGGGGTGCAGGGGCTGTAGCGCGCCTGGGCCCCGGGCCCGGGCGCCAAGGAGCGCGAGCGATGTATTGCAGGATGATCCGCGGGGTGTACATGCGCGCCAACGGCGAGCTGGCCTGCTACTGCGGCCCCGGCGAGGAGGTCGTGCTGGGCCGCATGCCCGTGGACGGGCGGCCCTTCGACTTCGTGTCCGACTTCTACCGCAACGCGGCCCACACCCGCGTGCGCGAGGCCATGGCCTCGGGCCTGCCGCCACACCCCGGCGTGTGCCTGAAGTGCATCTATTTCGAGCCCCTGGAGCCGCCGCGCCTGGAGGCCCTGGGCAGCGAGATCGAGTGGATGCACCTGGAGGCCACCTCCAACTGCAACCTGGACTGCCGCTTCTGCATCCCCCGGGCCGAGCGCGCCAGCTTTCGCACCCCGCCGCATTTTTTGCCCCACAAGGTCTACGAGGCGGTGGTGGGCTCCATCGCGCGCGCGGGCCTGGGCGTGCGCTGGATGTATTTCAGCGGGCGCGGCGAGCCGACCCTGCACCCCCGGCTGTGGGACATGGTCGCCCTGGCCAAGAACCGGCTGGGCACGGATTTTCTGGTCAACACCAACGGCAACGCCAGCTACGACGACGCCATCGTGGACAGCGGGCTGGACAAGATCAAGATCGCCATCGACGGCGTGGACCAGCAGACCTACGTGCGCTACCGCCGGGGCGGGCGGCTGGAGACCATCCTCAAGCTGACCCGGGCCATCGCCGCCCGCCGGGCGGCCACGGGCTCGGCCACCCCGCGCATCATCTGGCAGTACATCCTGTTCAACCACAACGACAGCCTGCGCGAGCTGGAAGCCATCCAGCGCATGGCCCTGGACCTGGGCGTGGACGAGGTGCTCTTCAAGTCCACCTTCAGCGCGGACCTGTCCACCTTCCCCCTGGCGGACATCCCCCGCCTGCACCCCGGGATGCGCACCCTGGACCTCATCGCCATGGTCAGCCCGGACCTGGCCGACCTGGACCGCCGCCTGGCCCAGGCCCGGGCCGAGGCCGACCCCGTGCGGCGCCTGGAGCCGCTGCTGCATGTGGCCAAGTCCGTGTTCCGGTCGTTCATCCTGGGCATCGAGCGCAAGCAGCTCTACAACGCCTATGGCGGCAGCGGCGACGTGGCCATGATGACGGCCATGGCCCGCAGCCACCCCGAGGAGTACGGCCCGCTGCTGGAACGCCTGGGCCCGTGCCTGGAGGCCGTGGCGGGCGCCTGCCGCGAGGCGGGCCGCCCCGGGGCCGCCCGCTGGTACGAGGACTTCGGCGCCGCCCTGGGCGCGGCGGGCGCGCCCGGCGCACCGGGCGCACCTGGCAAGGAGACCGCGCGGCCATGATGCGCATCAACTTCAACTATTTCGTAGTTTCCAAGCCCCTGGACAACCTGCGCTATTTCCTGCGCCGGGGCCACACCGCGCGCCTGCTGTGGGACCGCTTCAAGTGGTACTGGTTCCCCCGGCTGGGCGTGGTGCCGCGCTTTCCGCTCACCGTGGACCTGGAGGCCTCCCTGTCCTGCCAGCTCCAGTGCCCCATGTGCACCCGGGCCCAGTCCGACATGTTCGCCGCGGGCGGGAACATGGACTTCGACCTGTTCCGCAAGGTGGTGGACGAGTGCGCGGCCCACGGGGTGTTCTCCCTCAAGCTCTCCTGGCGCGGCGAGCCGACTCTGAACCCGCGCCTGCCCGACATGGTGCGCTACGCCAAGGCCACGGGCATCCCCGATGTGGCCTTTTTGACCAACGGCGGGCTGATGACCCCCGAGCTGACCCGGGCCCTGGTGGACGCCGGGCTGGACTGGATCTCCTTTTCCATCGACGGCCTGGGCGCGGACTACGAGCGCATCCGCAGGCCCATCTCCTTTGCCTGGATCGAGGGCGTGGTG
This sequence is a window from Desulfocurvus vexinensis DSM 17965. Protein-coding genes within it:
- a CDS encoding radical SAM protein, which encodes MMRINFNYFVVSKPLDNLRYFLRRGHTARLLWDRFKWYWFPRLGVVPRFPLTVDLEASLSCQLQCPMCTRAQSDMFAAGGNMDFDLFRKVVDECAAHGVFSLKLSWRGEPTLNPRLPDMVRYAKATGIPDVAFLTNGGLMTPELTRALVDAGLDWISFSIDGLGADYERIRRPISFAWIEGVVKGLHDLKRREGRVKPLVRVQTISGCIARNPEYFGFWEPWVDRIAVIAEQHREAPELIRHDPDYVCASPFQRVFVTWNGDVVPCHGDYFLHNRMGNAGEQSIADIWNGARFREFRAAMRARRRLDYEACRLCPDGGQFTGDTLTVGGRTVSVIRFLEQDDAAGRAARGGADADRQAG
- a CDS encoding radical SAM protein — translated: MYCRMIRGVYMRANGELACYCGPGEEVVLGRMPVDGRPFDFVSDFYRNAAHTRVREAMASGLPPHPGVCLKCIYFEPLEPPRLEALGSEIEWMHLEATSNCNLDCRFCIPRAERASFRTPPHFLPHKVYEAVVGSIARAGLGVRWMYFSGRGEPTLHPRLWDMVALAKNRLGTDFLVNTNGNASYDDAIVDSGLDKIKIAIDGVDQQTYVRYRRGGRLETILKLTRAIAARRAATGSATPRIIWQYILFNHNDSLRELEAIQRMALDLGVDEVLFKSTFSADLSTFPLADIPRLHPGMRTLDLIAMVSPDLADLDRRLAQARAEADPVRRLEPLLHVAKSVFRSFILGIERKQLYNAYGGSGDVAMMTAMARSHPEEYGPLLERLGPCLEAVAGACREAGRPGAARWYEDFGAALGAAGAPGAPGAPGKETARP